The genomic stretch GGTTGCATAAGATGCGCCCATAACTGTCATGGCCAGAAGCAGCAAGCCGCTGACAGCGATTTTCGGGAGATTAAATTTGTCGGCAGGCGGACCGAGAAAGAAAAAGGATGCGGAGTACGATAACGACACAATACTGAATGAGAGTCGTGCTTGGGTTATGTCGATATTGAACGATTCAGAAATTTCAAAAAATATCGATTGCGTCATAAATACTGTCGAAACCGCGAGCATATTAATGGCGCATGCGACGAATATCTTAAACATTTCACTCATGGTGTTCATTGCCGGAGTTGTGGTTCAGGAAAAGAGTTCCTGGTATCAATCATTAAAAAAGCCGACCGGTCATGTTGTGCTTCACAATGAGTTCCCGGAACATTTCCACTATGCCTCGGGTTACGGTGTATATGTACTCGATGTTTATATTATCCGGTGCGGTGCAATCGAAAAAGATGCTGAGTTGGGAGGCAAAATCGTCATCCGCGTTCCAATAATGGATGATCATGGGCAGTTTGGGCATCGGGTGAATCAGTAGGCAACGATCGGCATCTGATCCGCTGACCGGCTGCGCATCAAAAAGCTGCATGAGTTCAAAAAAGAGTTCTGTATGGGAATCAATTAATTTCCTCATATCCTCTTCGCATCTATGGCTAAAAAACCGGCTCCAGTCCGCAGCGCCCTGAAGCTGATCAAAGGGAAGCCGCTCTCCGCTGATCGCTCTGCCTTGGCCGTGGACGATGTAACTTAACAGCGGCAGATGTACCCATTGATTACGATGGCATTCCGAGGTCATCGCGCCGGAAGGGTCAATGATGAAATCCTTACCCAGGCAATTGACGGCCAGGGAATCACCTTGTATCTTCCCGCCGAGTTTTTCCGCGAT from Candidatus Electrothrix communis encodes the following:
- a CDS encoding DUF3786 domain-containing protein, producing MAALNTPLEVYKLLNKSNCRKCMLPSCLAFAAAVIQGQKKLSDCPELDTRSISGEPAQRKNLEDGFQEKLHNLQQEAAKVDYARIAEKLGGKIQGDSLAVNCLGKDFIIDPSGAMTSECHRNQWVHLPLLSYIVHGQGRAISGERLPFDQLQGAADWSRFFSHRCEEDMRKLIDSHTELFFELMQLFDAQPVSGSDADRCLLIHPMPKLPMIIHYWNADDDFASQLSIFFDCTAPDNINIEYIYTVTRGIVEMFRELIVKHNMTGRLF